In a genomic window of Aeromonas veronii:
- a CDS encoding tetratricopeptide repeat protein — MSVINQMLKDLDQRQQGSEGAAVYIAPARQQGWWMLLLTLICALALVILGWRTWIYWQQTHTVTAASEVIAPDAVIPDMVARAAVPVSQPEPVEVAAALPLPSQDEVNDGVGESELGDTADGAPFDASREVDERTPTDEELQPELYAELAAEQQAVASAPRKPSVLKIETVELSAKELAALAERKATTAMAKGSLRDAQDNYYQVLAHDPYNQGAREQLAGLLYGEGRLTEARQLLEEGIRLDPQQADFRLLLARLAISEGQQQQALGWLSGYQPDLASNMDYYATWAGLTQELGQNADAAALYVKLLRQQPDQGRWWLGLGVAEDGQGHSQRALDAYRNALLHGNLGEASTNWLEQRIGQLTP, encoded by the coding sequence ATGAGTGTTATCAACCAGATGCTGAAAGATCTGGATCAGCGCCAGCAAGGATCCGAGGGTGCTGCCGTCTATATTGCCCCTGCACGCCAGCAGGGGTGGTGGATGTTGCTGCTGACCCTGATCTGCGCTCTGGCACTGGTGATCCTCGGTTGGCGAACCTGGATCTACTGGCAGCAGACCCATACCGTGACGGCTGCCAGCGAAGTGATCGCCCCCGATGCGGTGATTCCCGATATGGTGGCAAGGGCCGCCGTGCCAGTCAGCCAGCCTGAGCCGGTCGAGGTGGCGGCTGCGCTGCCGCTGCCAAGCCAGGATGAGGTGAATGATGGGGTAGGGGAGAGTGAATTAGGCGACACGGCCGACGGGGCACCCTTTGATGCCTCCCGCGAGGTCGATGAACGAACCCCTACCGATGAAGAGCTGCAGCCCGAGCTTTACGCCGAACTGGCGGCAGAGCAGCAGGCAGTCGCCAGCGCGCCGCGCAAGCCGAGCGTATTGAAGATTGAGACGGTGGAGCTGTCGGCCAAGGAGCTGGCGGCACTGGCGGAGCGCAAGGCGACCACCGCCATGGCCAAGGGAAGCCTGCGGGATGCGCAGGACAACTACTATCAGGTGCTGGCCCACGACCCCTACAACCAGGGAGCGCGCGAGCAGCTGGCTGGTTTGCTCTACGGCGAGGGCCGCCTGACCGAGGCGCGTCAGCTGCTGGAAGAGGGGATTCGGCTCGATCCCCAACAGGCCGATTTTCGTCTGCTGCTGGCCCGCCTTGCTATCAGCGAGGGGCAGCAGCAGCAGGCGCTTGGCTGGTTGTCCGGTTATCAGCCGGATCTCGCCAGCAACATGGACTACTACGCCACTTGGGCCGGGTTGACCCAGGAGCTGGGCCAGAATGCCGATGCGGCGGCGCTCTATGTGAAGCTGCTGCGCCAGCAGCCGGATCAGGGACGCTGGTGGCTTGGTCTCGGCGTCGCCGAGGATGGTCAGGGCCACAGCCAGCGGGCGCTCGATGCCTATCGCAACGCCCTGCTGCACGGCAACCTCGGCGAGGCATCGACCAACTGGCTGGAACAACGAATTGGCCAACTAACCCCTTGA
- the mshM gene encoding MSHA fimbrial biogenesis protein MshM yields MYLTHFGLQEAPFSLTPNTGFYYGLPPHEEALQVLNWALAQGEGFIKVTGEVGTGKTLLCRKLLSELGSEASPMRLAWLPNPHLTPAELRIALALELGLTVRDQSELDLTDRIHRHLINLHQQGSRVVVLIDEAQALPDETLEAIRLFGNLETESSKLLQIVLFGQPELDARLAKPHLRQLRQRIGFSYCLRPLRFDETRAYLEHRLQVSGYRGAPLFAGRAIRLLWRASRGIPRLINILAQKCLMLAYGQGARQIDSRLVRLAIRDTDDASRFAPRRWWPLLLLLGCALAYGVWP; encoded by the coding sequence ATGTACCTGACGCACTTCGGCCTGCAGGAGGCGCCATTCAGCCTTACCCCCAATACCGGCTTCTACTACGGCCTGCCTCCTCACGAGGAGGCGCTGCAGGTGCTCAACTGGGCGCTGGCGCAGGGAGAGGGCTTTATCAAGGTGACCGGCGAGGTGGGCACCGGCAAGACCCTGCTCTGCCGCAAGTTGCTCAGCGAGTTGGGCTCGGAAGCGAGCCCGATGCGGCTCGCCTGGTTGCCTAATCCTCACCTCACCCCGGCCGAGCTGCGTATTGCGCTGGCGCTGGAGCTGGGCTTGACGGTGCGGGATCAGAGCGAGCTGGATCTCACCGATCGCATCCATCGTCACCTGATCAACCTGCACCAGCAGGGCAGTCGGGTGGTGGTGCTGATCGATGAGGCGCAGGCGCTGCCGGACGAGACGCTGGAGGCGATCCGCCTGTTCGGCAATCTCGAGACCGAATCGAGCAAGCTGCTGCAGATCGTGCTGTTTGGTCAGCCCGAGCTGGATGCCAGACTGGCAAAGCCGCATCTGCGTCAACTGCGCCAGCGGATTGGCTTCTCCTACTGCCTGCGGCCGCTGCGTTTTGACGAGACCCGTGCCTATCTGGAGCACAGATTGCAGGTCTCCGGGTATCGTGGAGCACCGCTGTTTGCAGGTCGAGCCATCCGTCTGTTGTGGCGAGCATCGCGAGGGATCCCGAGACTTATCAATATCCTGGCGCAGAAGTGTCTGATGCTGGCCTATGGTCAGGGGGCGCGCCAGATCGATAGCCGTCTGGTGCGGCTCGCCATTCGCGATACCGATGATGCCAGCCGCTTTGCGCCACGGCGCTGGTGGCCCCTGTTACTGTTGCTGGGGTGCGCCCTGGCTTATGGAGTCTGGCCATGA